A region from the Mycolicibacterium litorale genome encodes:
- a CDS encoding glycosyl hydrolase family 28-related protein, producing MGGAAFAVGIGLLLSPGVAAADPAADATGGVSADAPADAPAAESGDRDDQVDTDNEADDDPADDADEAADPSEEPLSDDAEAPSEPVDDTVDEELDEVGETVRHDSNDNDPDDGTASAPADEPVETPVDEIAVDVPDEVVDAEEPVTPVVEEPVVEEPVVEEPAVEVPAAQPEADADPAADAEVTPAPPAPADEARPQGLVQTVANAFGLGGTPAPVESPAMWAVLAWARRQFFGATATTTVGRQSTSSSSTTSTPITTVNVKDYGAVGDGITDDSAAIKAAEAALTSGQRLYFPEGTYRFAQQNPAGNAAVLLKGLSDVTVEFAPGARLLMDNLDADGHGTSHGIRVEGAASNVTILNATVEWKTRPSARSFGDGFSILGWASNTPPPPGWTGSTGTVSNVSLVNATVINAPQTGAVFMGASDVTVTNFTAIGTRGDGLHFNSNRRVTVNGLLAQNTGDDGLAFVTYYHPTQPWTYGPGDGPFNQPGLGEWNNGGSVASHITVTGGSASGVRVQGGYDITITDVTVSGKEFGIQVNSAKATGPGDWTSLASRDIDISDVTIDDVQTGIVLATNNIDGTEDSMWWDFAGLTISDVTIHNARNWSVAVETPASTTSAFAGLTLRNIHAEVDGAVGPLGGGKGGILLASLRDSVIDNVRLVSVHASDINVLGASQIRHQYSVADLPSSNLTIDDLVLEGPGRILIQDIAGLQVGTVASYGAQGAAVELFRVRDASFGTIGAYLPGRGTGAGWGVRLLQVDDLDVADIVVTTDDHIGSSWWAVELGGGNPAEDIAGNGVRIENVTYVSDRDATGSDIVVQGGPYGPVNWYINATWLHQGEASPQWRSALWGDTTPASHILSNPDS from the coding sequence ATGGGCGGCGCAGCATTCGCGGTCGGCATCGGGCTGCTTCTTTCGCCGGGTGTCGCGGCAGCCGATCCGGCTGCCGACGCCACCGGAGGCGTCTCCGCCGACGCACCGGCGGATGCGCCGGCGGCCGAATCCGGTGACCGCGACGATCAGGTCGATACCGACAACGAAGCCGACGACGATCCGGCCGACGATGCGGACGAGGCAGCCGACCCGAGTGAGGAGCCGCTGAGCGACGACGCCGAGGCGCCGTCGGAGCCCGTCGACGACACCGTCGACGAGGAGCTCGACGAGGTCGGCGAGACCGTCCGGCACGACTCGAACGACAACGACCCCGACGACGGCACCGCCTCGGCGCCCGCCGACGAACCCGTCGAAACACCCGTCGACGAGATCGCCGTCGACGTCCCGGACGAGGTCGTCGATGCCGAAGAGCCCGTCACACCCGTCGTCGAGGAGCCCGTCGTCGAGGAGCCCGTCGTCGAGGAGCCCGCGGTCGAGGTCCCCGCGGCGCAACCCGAAGCCGATGCCGACCCCGCCGCCGATGCCGAGGTGACCCCCGCGCCACCCGCACCCGCAGACGAGGCCAGACCGCAGGGCCTCGTCCAGACGGTCGCGAACGCCTTCGGTCTCGGCGGCACGCCCGCTCCGGTCGAATCGCCCGCGATGTGGGCCGTGCTGGCGTGGGCACGCCGTCAGTTCTTCGGCGCGACGGCCACCACCACCGTCGGCCGGCAGAGCACCTCGTCGTCATCGACGACGTCCACACCGATCACCACCGTCAACGTCAAGGACTACGGAGCGGTCGGCGACGGCATCACCGACGATTCGGCCGCGATCAAGGCCGCCGAAGCCGCCCTGACATCCGGTCAGCGGCTCTACTTCCCGGAGGGCACCTACCGGTTCGCACAGCAGAATCCGGCGGGCAACGCCGCGGTCCTGCTCAAGGGGCTCTCCGACGTGACCGTCGAGTTCGCGCCCGGGGCACGACTGTTGATGGACAACCTCGACGCCGACGGCCACGGCACGAGCCACGGCATCCGCGTGGAGGGTGCCGCGTCCAACGTCACGATCCTCAACGCGACGGTCGAGTGGAAGACCAGGCCGTCGGCGCGCAGCTTCGGCGACGGCTTCTCCATCCTCGGCTGGGCGTCGAACACCCCGCCCCCGCCGGGTTGGACCGGATCCACCGGAACCGTCTCGAACGTGTCGCTCGTCAACGCGACCGTGATCAACGCCCCCCAGACCGGGGCGGTCTTCATGGGCGCCTCCGACGTGACGGTCACCAACTTCACCGCCATCGGCACCCGGGGCGACGGGCTGCACTTCAACTCCAACCGCCGGGTCACGGTCAACGGTCTCCTGGCACAGAACACCGGTGACGACGGCCTGGCGTTCGTCACCTACTACCACCCGACCCAGCCGTGGACGTACGGTCCCGGCGACGGACCGTTCAATCAGCCCGGACTCGGCGAGTGGAACAACGGCGGCTCGGTGGCCTCCCACATCACCGTGACGGGCGGCTCGGCCAGTGGCGTCCGGGTGCAGGGCGGCTACGACATCACCATCACCGACGTCACCGTCTCCGGCAAGGAGTTCGGCATCCAGGTCAACTCGGCCAAGGCCACCGGCCCCGGTGACTGGACCAGCCTGGCGTCTCGCGACATCGACATCTCCGATGTCACCATCGACGACGTCCAGACCGGGATCGTCCTGGCCACCAACAACATCGACGGCACCGAGGACTCGATGTGGTGGGACTTCGCCGGCCTGACCATCAGTGACGTCACCATCCACAACGCCCGCAACTGGTCGGTCGCCGTCGAGACGCCCGCGTCGACGACGAGCGCGTTCGCCGGTCTCACCCTGCGCAACATCCACGCGGAGGTCGACGGTGCCGTCGGACCGCTCGGCGGCGGGAAGGGCGGGATTCTGCTTGCCTCGCTTCGAGATTCGGTGATCGACAACGTGCGACTGGTGTCGGTCCACGCCAGCGACATCAATGTGCTGGGGGCGTCGCAGATCCGCCACCAGTACAGTGTCGCGGATCTGCCGTCGTCGAATCTGACGATCGACGACCTGGTTCTCGAGGGCCCGGGCCGGATCCTCATCCAGGACATCGCGGGTCTGCAGGTCGGTACCGTGGCGTCCTACGGCGCCCAGGGCGCTGCCGTCGAACTCTTCCGGGTGAGAGACGCCTCGTTCGGCACCATCGGCGCCTACCTGCCCGGCCGCGGAACCGGTGCGGGCTGGGGCGTGCGCCTGCTGCAGGTCGACGACCTGGACGTGGCGGACATCGTGGTGACCACCGACGACCACATCGGATCCTCCTGGTGGGCAGTGGAACTCGGCGGCGGCAATCCGGCCGAGGACATCGCGGGCAACGGTGTGCGGATCGAGAACGTCACCTACGTGAGCGACCGCGACGCCACCGGGTCGGACATCGTCGTGCAGGGCGGTCCGTACGGCCCGGTCAACTGGTACATCAACGCCACGTGGCTGCACCAGGGTGAGGCGTCACCGCAATGGCGGTCGGCGCTGTGGGGCGACACCACGCCGGCGTCTCACATCCTCAGCAACCCGGACTCCTGA
- a CDS encoding NAD(P)/FAD-dependent oxidoreductase — protein MSTRSPLIIGAGPAGLTAALELVKRGVTPRLYEASGEVGGLARTPCLHGWRVDAGGHRFFTRSEAVLDIWRSLLPADQWVAVARRSAMLVDGHHVRYPLVGRELLTQLGLRSGARGLGSLAWGRLRHRMRRTARESFEDWGIGEFGTHWYGLFFEGYVRKTWLADPSDLTSDWANQRIRPIRWRDADGFAARDVFLYPRLGPGQLWEAAAAAAADGGAVLSLRSPVAAVRSSGGGWTVELENGQTASGDAVFSSMPLRMLVDALEPAPPQRVRDAAAALTHRALITVGVALGQRHELPYNWVYTPGPEVRVGRIQNYTRWSTELSPPHWHGAHLGLEYFTTSGGDLWAASDDEMARIVERDLRVLGMGAGTVERMMIVRSQFAYPVYDPAREASVAVIRDYLRREHPSLRPMGRNGMHHYDNQDHAMLSAMGSVARYFGEDVDPWGVNTDLRYQESGLLRM, from the coding sequence GTGTCGACCAGGAGTCCGCTGATCATCGGCGCCGGCCCCGCCGGCCTGACCGCGGCACTCGAGCTGGTCAAACGCGGTGTGACGCCACGGCTGTACGAGGCGTCGGGGGAAGTCGGTGGGCTCGCCAGGACCCCGTGCCTGCACGGCTGGCGCGTCGACGCCGGAGGACACCGGTTCTTCACCAGAAGCGAAGCGGTCCTTGACATCTGGCGATCGCTGCTGCCGGCCGACCAGTGGGTCGCCGTCGCTCGGCGCTCCGCCATGCTGGTCGACGGTCACCACGTGCGGTACCCCCTCGTCGGCCGGGAGCTGCTGACTCAGCTCGGTCTGCGCAGCGGAGCGCGCGGGCTCGGCTCGTTGGCGTGGGGACGGCTGCGGCACCGAATGCGTCGCACCGCGCGCGAGAGCTTCGAGGACTGGGGCATCGGTGAATTCGGCACGCACTGGTACGGCCTCTTCTTCGAGGGATACGTCCGCAAGACGTGGTTGGCGGATCCGTCCGACCTGACCAGCGATTGGGCGAACCAGCGGATACGGCCGATCCGCTGGCGGGACGCCGACGGGTTCGCCGCCCGCGACGTGTTCCTCTACCCCCGGCTCGGGCCCGGTCAACTGTGGGAGGCGGCCGCGGCGGCTGCGGCCGACGGCGGCGCGGTCCTGTCGCTGCGCTCGCCGGTGGCCGCCGTCCGGTCGAGCGGCGGGGGATGGACGGTGGAGCTGGAGAACGGGCAGACGGCGTCCGGCGATGCGGTGTTCTCCAGCATGCCGCTGCGGATGCTGGTGGACGCATTGGAACCGGCTCCGCCACAACGGGTCCGGGACGCCGCCGCCGCCCTCACGCACCGCGCGCTGATCACCGTCGGCGTCGCGCTCGGGCAACGGCACGAGCTGCCCTACAACTGGGTGTACACCCCGGGTCCCGAGGTGCGGGTGGGGCGGATCCAGAACTACACGCGGTGGTCGACCGAACTGTCTCCGCCGCACTGGCACGGCGCCCACCTCGGCCTGGAGTACTTCACCACATCCGGCGGCGATCTGTGGGCGGCGAGCGACGACGAGATGGCGCGAATCGTCGAACGGGATCTGCGGGTGCTGGGCATGGGTGCCGGCACCGTCGAGCGCATGATGATCGTCCGCTCGCAGTTCGCCTATCCCGTCTACGACCCCGCCCGGGAGGCGAGCGTCGCGGTGATCCGCGACTACCTACGCAGGGAGCACCCGTCGCTTCGGCCGATGGGCCGCAACGGGATGCACCATTACGACAACCAGGATCACGCGATGCTCAGCGCGATGGGCAGCGTCGCTCGGTACTTCGGCGAGGACGTCGATCCGTGGGGGGTCAACACGGATCTGCGGTATCAGGAGTCCGGGTTGCTGAGGATGTGA
- a CDS encoding sugar transferase: MTSSSQVTVPRQRAATPSTRTPVSAPPRWFQRMRNESGYIAITVALDVWAAAWAVVLAHLWIGNQQDNRNILLISWLFVPILLIVLTSRSLYKRKLNRSFIDELEPVETAVAVAALATLAIITVLVPPFQTGEQVTPHVRPSDVMIRVWLCGAVVLPAVRLTRSVAQRYLRRRYRFGAPALIVGSGPITNQLITRMAQVPDYGLRPVGVLDEVRPSDADLVDVPYYGSIDNFEVAARATGAEDLIVAPSAVPGEQLSRCAQEAHRLGMRVRVVPRMMDVVNGNARIEHLGGVPLMVLAPVDLTGWQFAMKHALGRSIAAVVLLVISPVFLGLALLVKLSSPGPIFFRQPRVGRDGKVFDCLKFRSMRPADPADAAFQLKEGAAPGGVEGDDRRTRIGKIMRKTSLDELPQLLNVLKGDMALVGPRPERPEFVELFEMHIRRYGERHRVKAGITGWAQVHGLRGQTSIADRAEFDNYYIENWSLLLDIKILVLTVLAVLRPTEE; encoded by the coding sequence CCGCTCCGCCCCGCTGGTTTCAGCGCATGCGCAACGAATCCGGGTACATCGCGATCACCGTGGCGCTCGACGTCTGGGCGGCCGCGTGGGCCGTGGTGCTGGCGCATCTGTGGATCGGCAATCAACAGGACAACCGCAACATCCTGCTGATCTCGTGGCTGTTCGTGCCCATCCTGCTGATCGTGCTGACCTCCCGGTCGCTGTACAAGCGGAAGCTCAATCGCAGCTTCATCGACGAGCTCGAGCCGGTGGAGACGGCGGTCGCGGTCGCGGCGCTCGCGACGTTGGCGATCATCACGGTGCTGGTGCCGCCCTTCCAGACGGGCGAGCAGGTCACGCCGCACGTCCGGCCGAGTGACGTCATGATCAGGGTATGGCTGTGCGGGGCGGTCGTACTGCCCGCGGTCCGGCTGACGAGGTCGGTCGCGCAGCGCTATCTGCGGCGTCGGTACCGCTTCGGCGCGCCGGCACTCATCGTGGGCTCCGGTCCGATCACCAACCAACTCATCACGCGGATGGCCCAGGTGCCCGATTACGGCCTGCGTCCCGTCGGCGTGCTCGACGAGGTCCGGCCCAGTGACGCCGACCTGGTTGATGTGCCCTACTACGGGTCGATCGACAACTTCGAGGTCGCCGCCCGCGCCACCGGTGCCGAGGATCTGATCGTCGCGCCGTCGGCGGTTCCGGGTGAGCAGCTGTCACGCTGCGCCCAGGAGGCGCACCGGCTGGGCATGCGGGTGCGTGTCGTGCCCCGGATGATGGACGTCGTCAACGGCAACGCGCGGATCGAGCACCTGGGCGGGGTGCCGCTGATGGTCCTCGCGCCGGTCGATCTCACGGGTTGGCAGTTCGCCATGAAGCACGCCCTCGGCCGGTCGATCGCGGCGGTGGTGTTGTTGGTGATCTCACCGGTTTTCCTCGGGCTGGCGCTTCTGGTCAAGCTGAGCTCACCCGGACCGATCTTCTTCCGGCAGCCCCGCGTCGGACGCGACGGCAAGGTGTTCGACTGCCTGAAATTCCGCAGCATGCGTCCCGCAGATCCCGCCGACGCCGCCTTCCAGCTGAAGGAGGGGGCGGCACCCGGCGGGGTCGAGGGGGACGACCGGCGCACGCGGATCGGCAAGATCATGCGCAAGACGTCGCTGGACGAGTTGCCTCAGCTGCTCAACGTCCTCAAGGGCGACATGGCCCTCGTCGGCCCGCGCCCCGAGCGGCCGGAGTTCGTCGAGCTGTTCGAGATGCACATACGCCGCTACGGGGAGCGGCACCGGGTGAAGGCCGGCATCACCGGCTGGGCTCAGGTGCACGGTCTGCGCGGGCAGACCTCGATCGCCGACCGGGCGGAATTCGACAACTACTACATCGAGAACTGGTCGCTTCTCCTGGATATCAAGATCCTGGTGTTGACCGTTCTGGCGGTATTGCGGCCGACCGAGGAATAA